A stretch of the Solanum dulcamara chromosome 6, daSolDulc1.2, whole genome shotgun sequence genome encodes the following:
- the LOC129892851 gene encoding uncharacterized protein LOC129892851, protein MGGHQGAWRGPHRSRSGGRVDAQGRGAQAHFYAAPTRVETEASDDVITGLLKSHARWVDLFCSGLEVIWILGAVVSKDGIMADPMKIEAIHDRARPTSMTEIHSFARLIGYYKHFVEGFSTIAAPLTRLTR, encoded by the exons ATGGGTGGTCATCAGGGTGCATGGAGAGGTCCCCATAGAAGTAGGTCAGGAGGCAGAGTCGATGCACAAGGTAGGGGAGCCCAGGCCCATTTTTATGCAGCTCCAACTAGAGTAGAGACTGAGGCCTCGGATGATGTGATCACAG GGCTCTTGAAGTCGCATGCCCGATGGGTTGATCTCTTTTGTTCAGGACTAGAGGTTATTTG GATTCTTGGGgctgtggtgtccaaggatggcattatggcAGATCCgatgaagattgaggctattcatgaTAGGGCCAGGCCCACCTCTATGACTGAGATTCATAGCTTTGCCAGATTGATAGGGTACTACAAGCATtttgttgaggggttttctACTATAGCAGCGCCTCTCACTCGGTTAACTCGCTAG